The Brassica oleracea var. oleracea cultivar TO1000 chromosome C7, BOL, whole genome shotgun sequence sequence AATAAAAACGGGACTCAAAGATAAGAAAGTTTCATAGAATCAGGAGGCCAACATTTACTTTACATTCCGTGCACGAACCAAACAAAAAAACTTCTATTTGAGTGTCTACTTTTAAAATTACTTACACCTGATGACAAAAGTTGTATGTAAATTAATAACAAGAGTGCAAAAAGAATAAGTGCTTTTTTTTTTTTGCTTTCCTGGATGAACTTAAAGAATTCTACATACTTAACTGTTATAAGCCATATAACTTAAAGGACTCATTTCCTTTATAGAGTAAATTCATGCTTTGATTGCAAGGAATTCTAGTTTAATTATCTGAGTTTGGATCGTCATGGCTAAGTGAAGGAGCCCGCTCATGGGGTTTGCAAAAGAAGAAACTGATGAATTAGAGAGGAGAGAAGAGCATGGTCGGGCTCAAGGTGCAAATGGTAGTGTCCATTCCCATTTCCCTTTCATAAACTAGAGCCATCTTTTACTATATAGTAGTTTCTAATACACTTGAGCTAAACCGGGGGACAAAGAAGTACTAACAACTAAGAAGGGCTGCTACAAATTAAGGTGGGGACGACTAAATTTGTTTGTGTGTGTCTGTGTGTTTGATGTGCTAAGTATTATCTCCTTAATTGCTACGGGAGATAGAGGAGAGAGTGATGAGTAGGATACTGAAGGACCCAACAATGCCTGAACTATAAAGGACACCATTAGACATGTGTTTTTGTCGCAAATAGTAGTTCCAATTAAAATCCTCTTATTGATCCACTAAAACATGTGCATACTTTTCATTTTTTTGTCTCTGGCATTATTAGGTGGAGAAAAGAGAGATTGATCTCTTACCTAAGCACACTAGAAACTGGGGGCATATATGATCTCAAATAGATCTGTTTTTTTTCTTAGAAAAGGACATTACTCCATCCTCAATTAATGAGGCTGAAAGGGGGTCCTCGCTGTTTAAGTATGGGGTTTATGTCATAAAAATATATTACTATTTGATAAAAAGGACAAACGAGACAAGAATCATGTATAATATATATATATATATGCCACAAAAACTAAGGCAGACTCACTTATAGCAACCAATCTCATACTTAATCAATCTATATTAGCGTCTCAATATGGAAATATTTAAATATAAAGTGTGTGCAAAGATATTTTCATACTATAATGTAACTAAGGGATGTTAACCTATATAGATATCGAGTTAATATATGAGTCTGTAGACCATTGTTCCATACGTCGTCATTAGATTACGGGGATTAGTATGAGATTTGGCATGAGATTCTTTGATTATTAAGAAAAAGTGTGTATAAAATATAAATAAAATAGTAAAAAGAAATGGTTAAGAGCAAAGTTGAGCCGATGAAAGAAAAAAAAAGAGAAGTTGAGGCTATGACTCTTGAGCAAAGAATAGTAAACATTGACAAGTCCTAGTAAATTCAAAGATACTGAAGCTCTGCGATTCTTTTACGCATACAAAAACGTTTGGAACATGTGGCCATGTTTGTAACTACCTATCAGGCTATCACTGTTCCCATGAAACAAAGGTTACTACCTTAACTTCTTTGAATTTGTAAAGTTCAAAACTTGAAAAATCCAAAAAGAAAGTGCAGGACTTCAGTACGAAAGCATTGTTATCTGTCTTTCTAGCTATCGATATTATTATTAGTATTAAAAATCAACGACTATTATATAACAAAAGATTCGAATTTTCCGCCAAGTAAGAAAAACAAAGGAAGAAAGAACAATATAGTAGATAATTCTTATACACTACTTTTCTTTTGAATCTATGCATACAGAATCGATTCAATATCCAGAATTTGAAATATATATGTCAGGATAATATGAAAACAAGAACAAGTTGATTAAGGTACACGAATAAATCATCACACTAGACTTTCGAAAGGTGACTTGACAAAAAAAAAAAAAAAACTTTCGAAAGGTGCACTCACTCACTCACGACTCTCAGGCAATCCGATGGACAACTCAGTTTTGACATCCGATATGTTCATGTTTCCATAACCACATGATGGTCCACTCATCTCACTCTCTAGACTCCTCGAGTGCATCCACAAGGTCGGTTCTTCAAACTGAAATGATAACATGTATTCCTAAATTACATGGAAGAAGAAATTCAATATTTAAGAGAGGAAAACTATAAGGTCCGAATTTAAAGTTTATGCTTGTGCATTAATGAAGTAATGCATATCCTTGGATTATGTATATGTTTCTGTGTACCATTTGTCGTAGACTACTTGTCTCGTTCAAGACTTCTTTCTCTCCTGAAATCTAATGGAGTAAAGTGACCAAATTATTCACAAGGAGAATTAGAAATAACATGTATGAATAAAATGAAAACACGAGCTAGTTGATTACGATACAATTAAACTAATTAGTAATATTTACCTCTGCTTTTAGTTTCTCTATCGTATCTTCATTTAACTTAGCCTGCTAAGATTATAGAATCCGGAATAAGCTCATGATTTCAATTTCAACGTCTCACATTTTTGTTCAACACATTATGACAACATATATAACGATTGTAATCCTGAGAATCATACCTTTCTTGATCTTACAATAGTGAGGCTTTTCTCAAGTTTGATAGTTATCTCCTTGAGTTCCTCCACTGAACACGAATCCAAATCTTGCCCCATCAGTTTCCTTAAGATGTTATCGGAGTGTGTATTCTATCATATAATGCATATCAAGGATACATATGTACACATTATTTATTTAAAGATCAGAAACTTACCGGCAATGAAGTTGAAGAAGTTCAATCTGGTCTAACGTTTTCGCCATTTCGTTCTTGACCTCCTGCACAAATTGCTGTTTTTGTAGTCTCTCTGCCCCAAAATACTCGCTCCTATGTATATCATATCTCTCCATCATCTTCTGCATGCTGTATAAATTTTGCAAGAACCTCTTCGCTATTATTTATTACCATATATAATTAATCCCGAAAACATTATCATGATCAACAAGAGAATTTATACATGCAAAATTCATGTTTTTGGAGACATATATTCTAATCTGAATGCTCGTCATGCCTCAAGTCATCTGTCCTAGTAAATTAAATACACGTTTTGAGACATGTTTGTTCTAACATTTTTCTTTTCCTTTAAATGGTCAAATCAATTAGCAAACTCGAAACTAAAAATGAAACGAACATTGTTATTACAAAATTTTCGGTTGCTTATCTAAGCTAACTCAAATGTAATTATTGGCAATTGCTAATAGAGGGGACAAAGATCATTAGTAGTAGTACGGTTAACCAAAATGCTACAATATCATACTATAGTTTGGCATAATTAATGATCAGTGTTCTGGTTTGATAATCATTATTGCACACTAGGTCACTGGGACACATATCACAATTTAAGATCTTTCAGTTAGTTTGGATTTGGTGTAAGAAATTCATTTACCTCTAAAAGAGCAACACACTCAAGAATCCTTACAACTATACCTATAGGACTAAAGTTCGAGACTATGGCACAAAACCACATGATAGTGTCTCATACCTCATGTCGTTTCCTATTCTTAAAACGGCAGAATTGTACTTTTAATGTATTTCTTTCTATGGCATGACCAGTTTATCACCGAGATTCTTTTATAATTACAATAACGTGTCAAGTGGTTTCAGCATGAGTTCCAAGGTATACTAGGTTCAAAGTTCAAGAACTCTTTTTGGGGAAAACCCTAAATCACTTGCTCGTGCTTGAAGAAGAAAACTTGAGCATACACATTTAATTTAGTCACTTAATTTGACTAGGTGTTAGTATTTCATTAAACGAGAGGTTCCATGGTACTTCAAAAAGAAGTACTTGTCTGACTAAAGATAAACAAAGCACTTTGAAAGAGAATGCTTGAAGGGAAAATTAAATTAACAGCTGCAAATATCTAGAAATTTCTAGCACGATCTTGTAAAAGAGAGAGAGAAAACTAATAGCATTGCACATTACTGACTAAAGAAACAAACCGAAGTAATTAAGCAAGAGCTAAGCATCATAAATGATTAATGATTATTGGATTAGAAGTTTAGCAAATGAGATATATACTTACTCGGAGCTTGCGAAATCATATAATCTTCCTTTTTGAGAAAATACAATGGCTGCGACTTGAGCATCGCATAGAACTGAAAGCTCGTGAGCTTTCTTCAAGAGACCTTTCCTACGCTTGGAGAACGTGACTTGTCTGCTCGTCACGTTCTCGATTCTTTTGATCTCGATCTTTCCTCTCACCATCTTCCTGCCAAGATTAATCAGTATCCATAAGAAACCCTAAATCTGATGTACGTTTTTTTAGAAAGTGAAAAATTAGTTTCTTTCAGAAAGAAAATGAACTCACTTGAATATAAAGAGTAGATTAGCTATGAACTAAAAAGTCAAGGTGATATAACTTCCCAAAAAATCTGGGAAAATACAGAAACCTCACAAAGCCTTTCCTAAATTTGACAAGATTCGCTTCAAAAGAACATAGATCTGTGGAGGCCTAATTAAAAAAGCCGACCAAGAATATCTGTGATATGAACAAAGGAATAAGTTGTACAAGAAAAAAAAAAGATGTATAGAGGGAAAGCACAATAAAATTGGCGAAAAGAGAAATGAATGAACGAGCCGTAAACTAGATCCCTCTATGATTTAGTCTCCCCTTGGTCTACCCCTCCTTAGTACTCACAAACCCTAAGCCAGCGAGTCATGATTTTTCTCATCTTATGTAATAACTCTCAGGATTAAAGATTTTTTTTTAAGTTGCCAAAGAAACTTTGATTATCCCAGGTTGACAGAGCCAAAAGGAAAAAGGAATAAAGTAATATTGAAGCTTCTGAACGAGAAATGTCATAGATTTTCATTTTAGTCGATTAATTTTTTTTGTCAAAAATAAGTTTAGGTAAGTTACCTCCGTGAAAAAGACTAAATAATGTTATAAGAATTGATCAATTTAAACTTGTTCTTGGGTTCACCCCCTAGATGAAATGTTCACCAACTAATATAAATGTGTTATTTTATATTTAATATCTTTTAGAAAAAAAAATAAATATTGTAAGTTATATTATGTTTTTAAAATAAAAAAGTAAAACAAATAATAAATAAAAATTAGTAATTACAAAAAAAATATTTTTAACATCGTCAACAAAACAATAAATCCTAAACCCTAAATCATAATCCCTAAATCCTAAATCCTAAACCCTTGGATAAATCATAAACTCTAAATAAAAAAAACTAAACATTAAAACACTCAAGGATTTAGGGTTTAATATTTAAGGTTTAGGGTTTAATGTGTAGTGTTTTTGATTTAGAGTTTAGGATTTATCCAAGGGTTTAGGGTTTATGATTTAGGGTTTAGTGTTTTGCTGACGATCTTAAAATATTTTTTAAATTTCTTTTTTTTTCTTAGCTACTATTATTTTATTTTATTTTTTACCTTTTTATTTTAAAAACATAATATAATTTGACAATATTTTGTTTTATTTTCTAAAATGTATCGAATATGAAATAACGAAATTCTATTGGTTGGTGAAAGAATAACTCATGAATTTATTTGTATCATGATTTATATAGCACATAAGCTTCACTAGACATCTATTTCTCGTTTCTAAATTAGAATCAGAAACAGAAACATTTGCAATTTCGTTTTCATAATGCTTCAAAATAATATTTTAAGTTACGTTAAAAACTTACGTTTCCGTTTTGGAATCTAGTTTTAGTTTAAAAAATTCAAAAATTTTATTTTTATACTTTTATTTTATATAAAAGCTAAAATAATAGTATTAAATTAGAGAGAATAAAAAAATTAAAATAATAAAACTAATACTCTAAATTATCTCTATGTACAATAGTTTTTTATAAGAGATTTTGCATATATATATTCACACATTGTATCAATCATTTGTGAGACATTACAAATAATTAATTTGGTTAATTGGATAATATTTTTTAATAAACATAAATTGTTACTATTTTCACAATTAGAATATGAAGTCAGCTTAATCGGTACAAATTATTAAAAATGAATGAGTGATTTTTATTCTAATTTAATTATATATTTTTTAGTCATAAGTCTTATAAAGTAATATATATATATATATATACACACGATTCCAACACGTATCCAAAGAATCTTGCCTTATGCGCTTTGATACGATTCTCTTTCCACGACGTATTTTTAATTTCAATGTAACATAGATCAGGACTTAGTGTATATATTATCAATATATTTTATAGTGAGTAGTTTTATCAATATATTTTCATTGTGTATCGTGAGTAATTTGTATACATAGTTTAGATTCCTAATATTTTATAAATAATATTAAAATATTACAAAAATATAAACTACAAAACATACCTTAATTTTTAATATTCATGTAACTTTTGTGTTACTTTATTTTGTATTAAATTTTCTTAATGCAACATTGTTGATGTGTGAATTATTTTTTAATTTTAGTTAATAAAGATTCTTAGGTGTTCATTTAATTTTATATGCCGAATAAAATTTATAGAAAGTTTTATTTTTGTGTTAGTTTATATATTTTGTATTAAATATGTTCAATGTAACATTGTTGATGTCTAACATTTGTTTTTCATGTTAAGTTAATCTTATTCGATTTAAGTTGTTCATTTTATTTTATATGTAAAAATAATATTTATAAAAATGTATGTAATATATATGAGATATACAACTGTGAACTACAACTTATGAGATTTCATCCCTGCTATGGCCAGCATACCTCGACCTCGTCAAAATTATGCCCAGTTTGATGGTGATCATGCGTGACGAATCTGTATAAATTCAAAGTTTGGTATGTTATTAGTGAAAGTGTCGATCTAGTGTGCGAAGATTCTATTGTCATAGAAACTAGAAAGATGCCCATTTTATGGACTTTCGAAGAGATTGGGTCAATGCTATTATTAGGCTTTTCCCGTCCGTTCTTATGCCCGTCTTTCGACTTATATATCTGTAATAAAACCAACCTTGTAGTTGTGGAGATGAGTGCAGTGAGACTAGTTTTTTTCTAAAAAGAGGGCATACAGAATTGAGAAAGGGAACTAGGCCCAGGAAAAGAAACCCATTATGAAATCCTAGTTAAAATAAAAAAAAAGTGTAAAATAAATCGCCCACCGTGGGCCTTGCGATCTACCAACTGAGATAAACGGGCTCGTTGCTTTTTTTTTTTTTTTTCTGCAATTTTTATTAAGCCACAATTTTAATGGGTTTCAATGTATTAGATCTTGTCACAAAACTTGTGTTTCGTTGTAAAGCTTGTTGCTTAAATATCAAGTAAATGAATTAAATCATTAA is a genomic window containing:
- the LOC106304902 gene encoding MADS-box transcription factor 23-like isoform X1, yielding MVRGKIEIKRIENVTSRQVTFSKRRKGLLKKAHELSVLCDAQVAAIVFSQKGRLYDFASSDMQKMMERYDIHRSEYFGAERLQKQQFVQEVKNEMAKTLDQIELLQLHCRKLMGQDLDSCSVEELKEITIKLEKSLTIVRSRKQAKLNEDTIEKLKAEISGEKEVLNETSSLRQMEYMLSFQFEEPTLWMHSRSLESEMSGPSCGYGNMNISDVKTELSIGLPESRE
- the LOC106304902 gene encoding MADS-box transcription factor 23-like isoform X2 encodes the protein MVRGKIEIKRIENVTSRQVTFSKRRKGLLKKAHELSVLCDAQVAAIVFSQKGRLYDFASSDMQKMMERYDIHRSEYFGAERLQKQQFVQEVKNEMAKTLDQIELLQLHCRKLMGQDLDSCSVEELKEITIKLEKSLTIVRSRKAKLNEDTIEKLKAEISGEKEVLNETSSLRQMEYMLSFQFEEPTLWMHSRSLESEMSGPSCGYGNMNISDVKTELSIGLPESRE
- the LOC106304902 gene encoding MADS-box transcription factor 23-like isoform X3, which encodes MVRGKIEIKRIENVTSRQVTFSKRRKGLLKKAHELSVLCDAQVAAIVFSQKGRLYDFASSDMQKMMERYDIHRSEYFGAERLQKQQFVQEVKNEMAKTLDQIELLQLHCRKLMGQDLDSCSVEELKEITIKLEKSLTIVRSRKAKLNEDTIEKLKAEISGEKEVLNETSSLRQMFEEPTLWMHSRSLESEMSGPSCGYGNMNISDVKTELSIGLPESRE